CTTTAAATCGTTACTGTCCGGACGACAAACCTTTCGACACCCGGTTAATCCCTCAACCCGGCCGCTCGCCCTCAATCAATCATTGAacttggttatgggcccaggcttTTGAATCATAATccgcagcgttaattattatcatgtacgctggaactcaagtttcttgaactgaacacgcctacctgtattttataatgtgttttatgaatactgatgttaagttaataataatttttttaactgatttatattgcactgtataatttttattaaatcccctgttgggtgagaagggcgggatataaatattgtaatctatatatataaaagggtaatggcatcacggcaccGGATAAAACAACTAAAtacccacaaccttgaaaattgacagcacaacccctcatccatgcctctatgttcatacaacaaaaagaaaagaaaaataaagtcttagccacagcaacgtgtggccaggcatagctatcttctatatatatatataagggtaatggaatcatggcaccggacaaaacaactaaactaaatgccccacaaccttgaaaattgacaacacaacctctcatccatgcctctacgttcatacaacaaaaaggaaagaaaaattaaatcctagccacagcaacgcgtggccaggcatagctatctatatatataaaagggtaatggcatcacggcgccggacaaaacaactaaactaaacgccccacaacctttaaaattgacagcacaacctctcatccacgcctctatgttcatacaacaaaaagaaaaaaaattaagtcctagccacagcaacgtgtggccgggcacagctagtaaataataaaataaataaattggctttGGGTTCAAGTCGCTGGTGCATGCCTTCGAGCTCTCCTGTTTCGCGGTTGAAACAACCTTGCGGGTACAAACAATCAGTGCGAGCGAGACATGACTTCAGGTCCCACTAATTGTCCGTCCGACCGACAAGCAAGTCGGGGCAACTTATCGCCCGGTAGACCCGAACTGCGGCGTCTCGAGTGGCGGTTTGGCAGAGCTCCATCTCGGCAGCACACCCTCTTGTTTGTGTCctgggtgtgtgtttgtgtgtctgcgGGCGCACCGTTCTTGGCTTGCTTGCGGGTGCCGACGGCTAAATCTCTTCCTGGCCAGCGGCATTCCTTGCCAGTGATGGGGTACGTGTTCGGCCACTTTCGGCATTGTTTCATACTGGTTTCGGTGTTTCAAAtctcaggactttatcacatcgGGATATAATCCGTCCATATCAGTATGCACCCCATTTTTTTTGTACAACTGGATGAATACTGTCTCAAGACGGGATGCCCACTCCCCCCATCACACCCGATTATTTACGggtgaaaatacatcacaccacGGAAGGATGGCTCCCCCAATCCCCAACGTCACTGTGGTGGGGTGCATACGGATTTTCCCACCACACACGAAAACAGTGCTTTAGCAGCGGAAGAAtccgtagtacagtagagtcccacttatccgacttccgctcatctgacacaccgtattatccaacGTCTGGggcctcactcactcactcaccaggtcaGGTCCTGGTTCTGCCGCTGTCACTgccaggacccggcctggtgagtgagtgagtgagtgagggagggagggggcaagcTAAGGAGGGCGGCATAGGCCCTCTCATGCTCCCTCCCTCagttgctcactcactcaccaggctgggtcctggttctgccaccGTCACTgctgggacccggcctggtgagtgagtgagcgagcgagggagggggCAAGCAAAGGAAGTAGGCAAAGGCCCtctcgccctccctccctcactcactccctCACTCACTAGGCTGGGTCCTGGTGCTGCACTGTCACTgccgggacccggcctggtgagtgagtgagcaagtaagggagagaggggggcaagcaaaggagggtggcaaaggccctctcACCATCacttactcactcactcaccaggctgggtcctggttctgccgctGTCACTgccaggacccggcctggtgagtgagtgagggagggaggcaagCAAAGGAGAGTGGCAAAGGCTCCCCcatcctcactcactcactcaccaggccgggtcctagTTCTGCCGCCTTCACTaccaggacccggcctggtgagtgagtgagtgagtgagtgagggagggcggGTAAgcaaaggagggcggcaaagtCTTCTGCCACCCACCCTATTACCCAACAGTTTCGCTTATCTGACATTCTGCCCACCAGTTTACGTCGGATAAGCGagcctctactgtattccaagaaAAACGCTATTAGAATCCCGTCAGCGAAAAATCCGTTCCTGAGACCGACGGGATTTGGCGAGTGTTGTGTGATCGGACCCACTCGAAATCGAGTATTCCCTCTTGTGATAAAGTCCTCATTTTGGTCAGGACGTTCAGCCCAAAAGCATGAGCAGTTAGGCCCGGGAAATATGATAGATATTGTACACGTACACCCATGTTTCCCCCCAGGAATCCCGCTGCGGCTACGTGATCATCCTGATGGCCATTTATTGGTGCACGGAAGCCATCCCACTGGCGGCCACGGCTCTCCTCCCAGTGGTCCTCTTCCCCATGCTGGGCATCCTGGAGTCCAAGAAGGTAAGAGATAGATCTTCTCGATAGATCTTCCGAGATCCTCTTCCATTATAATCCCATAATAGTGACCAGTCTCTCCTCGCGACTCAGTCCTTCTTCCTCCGTGTCCTTTCCAGGTGTGCATGCAGTACTTGAAGGACACCAACATGCTCTTTGTCGGGGGGCTGGTGGTGGCCGTGGCCGTGGAGCACTGGAACCTGCACAAGCGGATTGCGCTGCGGGTGCTGCTGGTCGTGGGGGTGAAGCCCGCCTTGTAAGTCCGGTCTCGAGGGGGGCGGGCCCCGTGCTCGGGTTCTCGGCCCCAACCTCCCCATCTGTCTCTCCGCAGGCTGATGCTGGGCTTCATGGGCGTCACGGCCTTCCTCTCCATGTGGATCAGCAACACCGCCACCACCGCCATGATGGTGCCCATCGTCCAAGCCGTGCTGGACCAGATGAACGGGGCCGAGGCCAAGCCGGACCGGCGGGAGGGACACATCAACGCCGCCCTCGCCGTCGTTGGGATGGAGATGGACGAGAAGACGGCCACGGGTTTCTCCTCTGCAGGGCAAGGTAAGCCCTGGACACACTCAATTGTGGTCCTGCGGTTACCTCAGATCCACCCCGTTGCGGTCCCGATGATACCTCGGACCCACCCCGTTGCGGTCCCATGGAAACCTCGGACCCACCCCACTGTGGTCTTGCGGTTACCTCAGATCCACCCCGTTGCAGTCCCGATGATACCTCGGACCCACCCTGTTGCGGTCCCACGGATACCTCAGATCCACCCTGTTGCGGTCCCGATTTAACCTCAGACCCACCCCATTGCGGTCCTGTGAATACCTCAGATCCACCCCGTTGCAGTCCCGATGATACCTCGGACCCACCCCGTTGCGGTCCCACGGATACCACAGATCCACCCTGTTGCGGTCCCGATTTAACCTCAGACCCACCCCGTTGCGGTCCCACAGATACCTTAGATCCACCCTGTTGCGCTCCTGTGGATACCTCGGACCCACCCCGTTGCGGTCCTGATGATACCTCGGACCCACCCCGTTGCGGTCCCACGGATACCTCAGATCCACCCTGTTGCGGTCCCGATTTTACCTCAGACCCACCCCGTTGCGGTCCCACAGATACCTCAGATCCACCCTGTTGCGCTCCTGTGGACACCTCGGACCAACCCCGTTGCGGTCCCACGGACACCTCGGACCCACCCCATTGCGGTCCCATGGATATCTCAGACCCACCCTGTTGCGGTCCCGCGGTTACCTCAGATCCACTCCGTTGCGGTCCCGTGAACACCTCGGACCCACCCCGTTGCGGTCCTGCAGATACCTCAGATCCACCCCGTGTGGTCCCGCGGACACCTTGGACCCACCCCGTTGCGGTCCCGCGGTTACCTCAGATCCACCCCGTGTGGTCCTGATGATACCTCGGACCCACCTCGTTGTGGTCCCGCGGTTACCTCAGATCCACTCCGTTGCGGTCCCAATGATATCTCGGACCCACCCTGTTGCGGTCCCATGGAAACCTCGGATCTACCCATTGCGGTCCCGCGGATACCTTAGATCCACCTCGTGTGGTCCCGATGATACCTCGGACCCACCCCGTTGCAGTCCTGCGGATAGCTCAGATCCACCCCGTGTGGTCCCGATGATACCTCGGACCCACCCCGTTGCGGTCCTGTGGGTACCTCGAACCCGTGCTTAGAGCATATGTCTCAGTTATCTGGAGATATGTCTTATCTTAAAGCCTGTGCAGACTTTGGTTTATTCCACACTTGATTAGATGTGTTTCCTGGCTTCCGTCCCACAACAGGCACGGAAGGGCAGGACCGGGAGAACGTGTGCAAAGCAAAACAACACGAGGGGCAATAACACGGGTGCCACGTGTCAGGAAagtgggtgggagggaagggggTCAAGCAGGACGCTGCTAGGGGtcaccctccacacacacacacgcatgacttccttgttccgcagGGAACGGCTTCCTCCCGGAAGGGCCCCCGGACCCCGAGAGGCAGGCGGCCAAGAAGCGCGTCAGCAAAGGGATGACCCTCTGCGTCTGCTACGCGGCCAGCATCGGCGGGACGGCCACCTTGACCGGGACGGGGCCCAACCTGGTCCTGAAGGGGCAGATGAACCAGTGAGTGGCCCCCTCTCCCAGGGGTGGCTCTCTCGGTGTCTATCCTTGCTGTCTTCTTCTAcgtcttctcctcttccttctaccttcttcctccttttccccttccttcctcgtCATCCTCCTTGTTATAATCACAATTATCATCCTTGTTCATATCTGTGTGGTTATTCTTGTTATTATGATTCttcatcgtggtctctgtgaaatcgcacgtAGAGTATTTCCTTCCagttttctcctcttctttctttccttccttccttccttcctagaatcatagaatagtagagttggaagagaccacatgggccatccagtccaaccccctgctaagaagcaggaaatcgcattcaaagctcccccgacagatggccatccagcctctgtttaaaagcctccaaagaaggagcctccaccacactctgcggcagagagttccactgccgaacagcccttctcaccgtgaggaagttcttcctgatgttcaggtggaatctccttcctttcctgtcgtttgaagcccttcttcccttgtgtcctagtctgcagggcagcagaaaacaagctccctccctcctccctaggacttcccttcacgtatttgtacatggctctcatgtctcctctcagccttctcttctgcaggctaaacatgcccagctctttaagccgctcctcatagggcttgttctccagacccttaatcattttagtcgccctcctctggacgctttccagcttgtcaacatctcccttcaactgcggtgcccagaattggacgcagtattccaggtgtggtctgaccaaggcagaatagaataagggggagcaggacttccctggatctagacgctattcccctattgatgcaggacagaatcccgttggcttttttagctgccgcatcacattgttggctcatgttcaccttcctccccacgaggactccaaggtctttttcgcacacactgctgtcaagccaggcatcgttccccattctgtatctttgatttccattttttctgccgaaatgaagtatcttgcatttgtccctgttgaacttcattttgttagtttctgtcaagatcgttttgaattctgctcctgtcttctggagtgttagctctccctcccagtttggtgtcgtctgcaaacttgatgatcgtgccttctaacccttcgtctaagtcgttaataaagatcctgaacagaaccgggcccaggacggagccctgcttgtggcactccacttgtcacttctttccatgatgaagacgacgcattggtgagaatcaccctttgggttcgttcgcttagccaattacagatccacctcaccgtagttttgtctagcccacattttactagtttccttgccagaaggtcgtgggggactttgtcgaaggccttactgaaatctagatatgctacatccacggcattccctgtatcgacccaactcgtaactctatcgaaaaaagagatcagatgagtctggcatgacttgtttttggtaaatccgtgttgactattagcaatgaccgcatttgtttctaagtgttcgcagaccacttccttaatgatcttttccagaatcttgcctggtatcgatgtgaggctgaccggacggtaattgtttgggtcgttcttttttcccttcttgaagatagggaccacattcgccctcctccaatctgctgggacttctcccgttatcatcattcttcttccttccttccttccttccttccttccttccttccttccttccttccttccttccctctttctccttgttATAATCACGGTTATCATCCTTGTTCCGATCTGCGCGGTTATTCTTGATGTTATGATTCTTCACCGTGGTCTGTTTCCTTCcagttttcttctcttctttctttccttccttccttcctcctcctccttgttatAATCACGGTTATCATCCTTGTTCATATCTGCGCAGTTATTCTTGTTATTATGATTCTCCATCATGGTTTTGTGAAATCGCACGTagttttctcctcttctttctcctttctcctcttccttccttgtcTTCCTTGTTTTAAATTACTATTGTCATCCTTGTTACAATCTGGACAATTATTCTTGTTATTATGATTCttcatcgtggtctctgtgaaatcgcacttATGTTATTTCCttccagttttttcttcttctttctccttctcctcttccttccttcatcctcgCCCTCCTCCTTATTATAATCACTGTTGTTACTCTTGTTCCGATCTGCGCGGTTATTCTCGTTGTTATGATTCTCCATCTCAGTGAAATCGCACGTAGGGtatttccttctccttctaattttcacttcttctttctccttctccccttccttccttccttccttctcatcttccttctccttccagttttttcttcttctttctctttctcctcttccttccttcatcctcgtcctcctccttgtTCCGATCTGCGTGGTTATTCTTGTTATTATGATTCtccatcgtggtctctgtgaaatcacacGTATGGTATTTCCTTCTCCtaattttctcttcttctttctccttctcctcttccttccttcatcctcgTCCTCCTCATTATAATCACTGTTGTTACTCTTGTTCCGATCTGCGCGGTTACTCTTGTTGTTATGATTCtccatcgtggtctctgtgaaatcgcacgtAGGGtatttccttctccttctaattttctcttctttctccttctccccttccttccttccttctcatcttccttctccttccagttttttcttcttctttctccttctcctcttccttccttcatcctcgTCCTTGTTCCGATCTGCGTGGTTATTCTTGTTGTTATGATTCTTCATCATGGtttctgtgaaatcgcacatatgttacttccttctccttccagttttttcttcttctttctccttctcctcttccttccttcatcctcgtcctcctccttgtTCTGATCTGCGCGGTTATTCTTGTTATTATGATTCTTCATTATGGtttctgtgaaattgcacatatgtTACTTTCTTCttccagttttttcttcttctttctccttctcctcttccttccttcatcctcgtcctcctccttatTATGATCACTTTTGTTACTCTTGTTCCGATCTGTGCAGTTATTCTTGTTATTATGATTCTTCATCATGGtttctgtgaaattgcacatatgtTACTTCCTTCttccagttttttcttcttctttctccttctcctcttccttccttcatcctcgTCCTCCTTGTTTTAATCACTGTTGTCATCCTTGTTACAATCTGGACGGTTATTCTTGCTATTATGATTCTTCATCGTGCTCTCTGCAATCGCACATATGTTATTTCCTTCTcccagttttttcttcttctttctccttctcctcttccttccttcatcctcaTCCTCCTTGTTCCGATCTGCGGGGTTATTCTTGTTATGATTCTTCATCGTAGTCTCTGTGAAATCGCATGTAGAgtatttccttctccttccttcctcctcctcctggttatAATCGCTGTTGTTACTCTTGTTCCGATCTGCACAGTTATCCTTGTTGTTATGATTCTtcattgtggtctctgtgaaatcgcacacacggtatttccttctccttccttcctcctcctgctgcttatAATCACTGTTGTTATCCTTGTTTCGATCTGCATGCTTACTCGTGTGGGACTTTCACAGGTGACCACCTGGAGAACACGCAGTTACAGGTAAGCCACCTtgacctccctctcctcctcctcctcgccctccTGCGCAGGTTGTTCCCGGAGAACGGCGACGTCCTGAACTTTGCTTCCTGGTTCGGCTTCGCCTTCCCCAACATGCTCCTGATGCTGCTCCTGGCCTGGCTCTGGCTCCAGGTCTCCTTCATGGGATTCAAGTGAGAGGGCCGAGCTGctggggaagggaggggagcGGGGTCTGACCGCAGGACTGGGCTGGACGGCTGCCCGTCTGGCCCAACCGAGATGCTCCGGTGCCAGCGAGCACCAACAAGGCTGCATTGATTCACCTCCCAATGGGAACAGCGGATTGGCCGAGCCGGTTGTGAGGTCACGCTGTGCACCACAGGAGGTCGTTTGGGGCCAGGGCTGGACCTCCAGGAAAGAGTAGTGAGAGGCGGAGGGACCTTTCATCATGTCGCACCTCTGCGCTGGTTCACCTCGCgggtttttcagtttattgataaagaatTCCACTGTAACACGCTTCCActgcaacatgcatccatctccactgaggtctggtgtAAATAAGCATCTACccccactgaggtgtaaagcagactgaatacaaaacggagtcctgagcctgaacatgctcagtacagacTCCAGATGCAAGTTTAACCTTTGTAGCTAAAACTTGGCTGGGTCGGTTTGGGAGGTCACAAGCGGCTCATGGGTCTCTCTCCTCAGCTTCCGGAAGACGTGGGGCTGCGGGGCCCAGGAGACCGCGTCAGAGCGGGCCGCCCTCCGGCTGCTGAAGGACGAGTACCGCAAGCTGGGCCCGGTCTCCTTTGCCGAGGGAAGCATCCTGGCCGCCTTCGCCCTCCTGGTCCTGCTCTGGTTCACCCGGGAGCCCGGCTTCATCCCCGGATGGGCCACCGTCCTCTTCAACAAGGACAAGGAGTGAGTGAAGGGAGGAAGAGTAAACACATGCATGACACCCCTGCTAGTTAGGAACGTGAATCCCTCTTTTCACGGACTCGTTCGCTCTTGCAGGTATGTGACGGACGCCACCGTGGCCATTTTCGTGGCCCTGCTGCTCTTCATCATCCCGGCCACCCGGCCCCGCTGCGGCTCTTGCTCCCCCGGCAGCTTTGAcctggaagaaggaggagaaggcaagTTTCCAGTTATTCAGGAGTCTTATTACAGCACAAGCTGAGGATAAGTTGCGTGTGATGATAACATCAGTGTCTGATCCTGGGTCGAACCGGGGCCATGGCCAGAGTCGTGTGGGGAAGATGGTTAGTTTCCAGTAAAAAACATGACGTAGAATTGGGCAGATCTGCCAGGTAAGTTGCTCAGCAACGTGCGAATGATGAGTTGTCCAGCCATGGTCAAGCGGTGTGTATCTGGAACTTGGGCTCTTCTTCATGATCCTCCTCCAACTTGGGGGAGATTTGCGAGTATTTCGAACGGCTTCCAAAGTCAATAGAACGTCAAGTCCTTTGCGGTACACTTAAGTAGCACGGACTCTGTGcctgacatcctttcaggcctgaaataAACAAACCTCGGCTCCTATTGCCTTCAGTACCTGTATCTGGAAATTGGGCTCTTCTTcatgatcctcctcctccttgggggAGATTTGCAGGTATTTCGAACGACTTCCAAAGCCAATATAACGTCAAGTCCTTTGCGGTACACTTAAGTAGCACGGACTCTGTAcctgacatcctttcaggcctgaaagaaaCAAACCTCGGCTCCTATTGCCTTCAGTTCATGTATCTGGAACATGGGCTCGTTTTCAGCAGGATttacaaaaacataaacaaaaacataattgctTAATTGCAATtgtgaggggaaggggaaatagAATAAAAAGGGTATGGTGAGAAAAGATATAGATACAAAGAAAGATAAGTTAGTGATGAAAAAGGAAAAGTCGGGCagggggaaaaataaaaaataagggaaaaaattacaaaaataataatttggaaataaCCGTTCGATTCCACAGGGTTTAGATTTCATTAAAATTATAGCACATATTTTCTAAGCCCTCTTCCTTGCTTTCCGCACTTCTCTGTTCCCTTGCATGACTAATGTCATTAATGCAATCTACTCAAAGATAATGTGACCTTTTTCTTGTAGGAACTTTTTGACTGGTGACCaatctgccctttgttttttttgtaCTGTCTTGTAATAAGAAAGTCATAGTGTCCATGTCCATGTAATCCCTTAATTTGATGATCCAAGAGTCTTCTGACGGAATTTCCTTCAAATGCTATTTTTGAGCTATTGAGgctcttgctgctgctgttatataaaaaaactagctgtgccctgccacgcgttgctgtggcccattggaattgcactgaatagctccggtttttggggtttttttaggccctgtggaggttcgtgatgtgatattttgtggtttcaacctcgaggtgtggatgatggattgtgttgtgaaatttcgaggttggggggtgtttagttttgttgttttgctcggtgccaggattccatcactcttttatatatatagatagtatatcttcatttctttctaaatGAAAATCCGTGATGTTTAACGAATAATAATCAGGTTTGAAATCAAAGTTCTTTTTTAAGAACTTGGGCTCTTCTTCATGAtccttgtcgcacctcagaatagttcgccttgctatagacacccagtcagacacagaagAAAGTCTTTTGGAGTTtcattgagcaaaagcaaatatataaatcaaagcaggcagttgaaagGGTTTTCAGAGTTGTAATAAAAGAGTAAATAGGAATTCATAAGCCGtgaaaatccattagtccataaaccATAGCAATCTAAGAATCCATAAGGCAAGGCAATAAACAGTAGATCCCAAAAACAAGGCCCAAaaggtacaaagatccaggaaacttCTGAGCACGAaacaagaacatccacacagatgaagcgaggatttgctttgacaacgagctgtctgcaaacacacacttttaaaagcacccgagaaagaaatttcttttcccagaactgGCCTCTTTCATTCCCGCCAGCCTCTCACTCCTACGGACCTGAGAACCTCTCCATAACAAACAGTCaaccctagataattcaaggtctttgttatcgttatcttgcacctgaaccaggACTCGAGagctctcttgctcattaattcccatgggaatgtcatcctggctgttatctatggcttctggggtcaacagtAGCCTCTCACTCCTACGGACCTGAGAACCTCTCCATAACAAacggtccgccctagataattcaaggtctttgttatcgttatcttgcacctgaaccgggacttgagagctctcttgctcgttaattcccatgggaatgtcatcctggctgttatctatggcttctggggtCAAACTGCTCAaattctcgagcctctgaatcagcctgtatttcCATGCCATCAACTTCTGGCtcaactggctcttgtatctgaaacccagaatccccttcttcatcctcactctggctaccACAACAATCCTCCTCCTTGGATACTTTCCCTGGGGTTTATGGGGGTTTCTACTCTAACCTAACCTGACCCCCATCTCGGCCCCTCTGCAGCCCTGAAGGAGCCCCTGCCCCTGGCCCCATTGCTGGAGTGGAAGGTGGTCCAGCGGAAGCTGCCTTGGAGCATCGTGCTGCTGCTGGGAGGAGGCTTCGCGTTGGCCAACGGGAGCGAGGTAGGAGCAGCGCCAATCTCACACGGTCATTTGTGTCTTTCCTATGGGTCAGTGTGGGCCCCACTTGCTCTAGTACACCCTTTATAGGGAGCAGTCTAGACTTCAGAGAGGCCTTGTTCCGCGTGCATTCGGACACAGCTCCTTGGGGTCTTCGCCAACCAGGGACCCATCCATTGCTCTTGGTTGGGTCTTTGCCgtgttctcttctcccagttgtgctgtgggtcagtcttccactgcgagagcccctatataaatgggctacagagaagattctggtattctgtacaaattgttaggttctcttcttccagttgtgctgtgggtaagtcttcccaagaagaaagcaccaagacacacgctgagtagattccaacaggtttttattgtacagaataccagaacgtTCTCTTTGGcctatttatataggggctctcacataccagagggtaattgaggttttatggctggcccgctttatggctggcatctgttctttgtcaactggagatgtcaaagattggataTCATGACAACCATACAGGTCTCCCAGGTCCTCCCTATCTGAAAATTCCACCGGGGATCCCGTCAGGTCCGCTGAATTTGTTACTTGAATCCCTCGTGTTTGAGCCTTATTGCCTTCCAAGTAACAACGTTGGGTTCGTAGGTGACCGTTGTCGGGTtcccttctcccagttgtgctgtgggtcagtcttcccaagaagaaagcaccaagacacacgctgggtagattccaacaggtttttattgtacagaataccagaaccttctctttgacccatttatataggggctctcacataccagagggtcattgaggttttatggattgttaggtccTCTTCTCcaagttgtgctgtgggtaagtcttcccaagaagaaagcaccaagacacacgctgggtagattccaacaggtttttattgtacagaataccagaacgtTCTCTTTGGcctatttatataggggctctcacataccagagggtaattgaggttttatggctggcatctgttctttgtcagccgaccggagatgtcaaagattggagatcatgacagtcTTCCTGTCCAAGCAGATTCAGCATCATGTCCATTCTTTGTGTGGTGTTGTTTTCATCCATTTTTTGGCCAGGTGTCCGGTCTGTCCAAGTGGTTGGGGAGCCAGATGACCCCGCTGCAAGGCGTCCCCCCTTGGGCCATCGCCGTCATCCTCTCCCTCCTCATCGCCGTCTTCACCGAATGCACCAGCAACGTGGCCACCGCCACCCTCTTCCTCCCCGTCTTTGCGTCCCTGGTGAGGCCTCGCCCGGTGGGCTTCTCCTCGTGGGGGTTGGTGGGGGTCGCCGTTCACACAAGGCCCCTCCTGTCCGCTTTCTCTCCTCCCAGTCTCAGTCCATCGGGGTGAACCCGCTCTACGTCATGATCCCCTGCACCCTGAGCGCCTCCTTCGCCTTCATGCTCCCCGTGGCCACGCCGCCCAACGCCATCGTCTTCTCCTACGGACACCTCCGCGTCGCCGACATGGTAAGACAGGGTCCTTTCAtggtgtcatgatctccgatctttgacaa
This genomic window from Anolis carolinensis isolate JA03-04 unplaced genomic scaffold, rAnoCar3.1.pri scaffold_7, whole genome shotgun sequence contains:
- the slc13a5 gene encoding Na(+)/citrate cotransporter, which codes for MAPPFARALLRHRALWTLLGAPLVFLPLPLLLPGKESRCGYVIILMAIYWCTEAIPLAATALLPVVLFPMLGILESKKVCMQYLKDTNMLFVGGLVVAVAVEHWNLHKRIALRVLLVVGVKPALLMLGFMGVTAFLSMWISNTATTAMMVPIVQAVLDQMNGAEAKPDRREGHINAALAVVGMEMDEKTATGFSSAGQGNGFLPEGPPDPERQAAKKRVSKGMTLCVCYAASIGGTATLTGTGPNLVLKGQMNQLFPENGDVLNFASWFGFAFPNMLLMLLLAWLWLQVSFMGFNFRKTWGCGAQETASERAALRLLKDEYRKLGPVSFAEGSILAAFALLVLLWFTREPGFIPGWATVLFNKDKEYVTDATVAIFVALLLFIIPATRPRCGSCSPGSFDLEEGGEALKEPLPLAPLLEWKVVQRKLPWSIVLLLGGGFALANGSEVSGLSKWLGSQMTPLQGVPPWAIAVILSLLIAVFTECTSNVATATLFLPVFASLSQSIGVNPLYVMIPCTLSASFAFMLPVATPPNAIVFSYGHLRVADMAKTGIVMNVIGVLCITLAINSWGRAMFHLDTFPAWANSTLGE